Proteins from a genomic interval of Neovison vison isolate M4711 chromosome 4, ASM_NN_V1, whole genome shotgun sequence:
- the CCM2 gene encoding cerebral cavernous malformations 2 protein isoform X2: protein MEEEGKKGKKPGIVSPFKRVFLKGEKSRDKKAHEKVTERRPLHTVALSLPERVEPDRLLSDYIEKEVKYLGQLTSIPGYLNPSSRTEILHFIDNAKRAHQLPGHLTQEHDAVISLSAYNVKLAWRDGEDTILRVPIHDIAAVSYVRDDASHLVVLKTAQDPGISPSQSLCAESSRGLTTVSLSESGVGPVEACCLVILAAESKVAAEELCSLLGQVFQIVYTESTIDFLDRAIFDGASTPTHHLSLHSDDSSTKVDVKEPYETDVSAFSFPECAHAGGVSPLSFCMQTAPHAKTASESELSATAAELLQDYMLTLRTKLSSQEIQQFAALLHDYRDGASVHEFCINLRQLYGDSRKFLLLGLRPFIPEKDSQHFENFLETIGVKDGRGIITDSFGRYRRALSSASTGTGNRAAGSSDDQSVPSEGDEWDRMISDISNDIEALGCSMDRDSA from the exons CCTGGAATTGTGTCGCCGTTTAAACGAGTGTTCCTGAAAGGTGAAAAGAGTAGAGATAAGAAAGCCCATGAGAAGGTGACAGAGCGGCGCCCTCTGCACACTGTGGCGCTGTCCCTGCCCGAGCGCGTGGAGCCCGACAGGCTGCTGAGCGACTACATCGAGAAGGAGGTGAAG TACTTAGGTCAGTTGACGTCCATACCGGGATACCTGAATCCCTCCAGTAGGACCGAAATCCTGCATTTCATAGACAATGCAAAG AGAGCTCACCAGCTCCCCGGACATCTGACCCAGGAGCACGACGCTGTCATCAGCCTGTCTGCCTACAACGTCAAGCTGGCCTGGCGGGACGGGGAGGACACCATCCTCAGGGTCCCCATTCACGACATCGCCGCCGTGTCCTATGTGCGGGATGACGCCTCACACCTGGTGGTCCTGAAGACAG cccaggaccctggcatctcCCCCAGCCAGAGTCTGTGTGCAGAAAGTTCCAGAGGCCTCACCACAGTCTCCCTGTCAGAGAGCGGAGTGGGGCCCGTGGAGGCCTGCTGCCTGGTGATCCTGGCTGCAGAGAGCAAG GTCGCTGCGGAGGAGCTGTGCTCCCTGCTGGGACAGGTCTTCCAGATCGTGTACACCGAGTCCACCATCGACTTTCTGGACAGAGCCATCTTTGACGGGGCCTCAACACCCACCCACCACCTATCCCTGCACAGTG ACGACTCCTCCACCAAGGTGGACGTGAAGGAGCCGTATGAGACAGACGTCAGTGCTTT CTCCTTCCCTGAGTGTGCGCACGCAGGCGGCGTGTCGCCCTTGTCCTTCTGCATGCAGACGGCTCCGCACGCCAAGACGGCCAGCGAGAGCGAGCTGAGCGCTACGGCCGCCGAGCTGCTGCAGGACTACATGCTGACG CTGCGCACCAAGCTGTCCTCCCAGGAGATCCAGCAGTTCGCCGCGCTGCTGCACGACTACCGCGACGGGGCGTCTGTACACGAGTTCTGCATCAACCTGCGGCAGCTGTACGGGGACAGCCGCAAGTTCCTGCTGCTCG GTCTGCGGCCCTTCATCCCAGAAAAGGACAGCCAGCACTTCGAGAACTTCCTCGAGACCATCGGGGTGAAGGACGGCCGAGGCATCATCACCGACAGCTTTGGCAGGTACCGGCGGGCCCTGAGTTCCGCCTCCACGGGCACCGGGAACAGGGCCGCAGGTAGCTCCGACGACCAGTCCGTGCCCTCAGAAGGGGACGAGTGGGACCGCATGATTTCGGACATCAGCAACGACATCGAGGCTCTGGGCTGCAGCATGGACCGGGACTCCGCCTGA
- the CCM2 gene encoding cerebral cavernous malformations 2 protein isoform X1 translates to MEEEGKKGKKPGIVSPFKRVFLKGEKSRDKKAHEKVTERRPLHTVALSLPERVEPDRLLSDYIEKEVKYLGQLTSIPGYLNPSSRTEILHFIDNAKQRAHQLPGHLTQEHDAVISLSAYNVKLAWRDGEDTILRVPIHDIAAVSYVRDDASHLVVLKTAQDPGISPSQSLCAESSRGLTTVSLSESGVGPVEACCLVILAAESKVAAEELCSLLGQVFQIVYTESTIDFLDRAIFDGASTPTHHLSLHSDDSSTKVDVKEPYETDVSAFSFPECAHAGGVSPLSFCMQTAPHAKTASESELSATAAELLQDYMLTLRTKLSSQEIQQFAALLHDYRDGASVHEFCINLRQLYGDSRKFLLLGLRPFIPEKDSQHFENFLETIGVKDGRGIITDSFGRYRRALSSASTGTGNRAAGSSDDQSVPSEGDEWDRMISDISNDIEALGCSMDRDSA, encoded by the exons CCTGGAATTGTGTCGCCGTTTAAACGAGTGTTCCTGAAAGGTGAAAAGAGTAGAGATAAGAAAGCCCATGAGAAGGTGACAGAGCGGCGCCCTCTGCACACTGTGGCGCTGTCCCTGCCCGAGCGCGTGGAGCCCGACAGGCTGCTGAGCGACTACATCGAGAAGGAGGTGAAG TACTTAGGTCAGTTGACGTCCATACCGGGATACCTGAATCCCTCCAGTAGGACCGAAATCCTGCATTTCATAGACAATGCAAAG CAGAGAGCTCACCAGCTCCCCGGACATCTGACCCAGGAGCACGACGCTGTCATCAGCCTGTCTGCCTACAACGTCAAGCTGGCCTGGCGGGACGGGGAGGACACCATCCTCAGGGTCCCCATTCACGACATCGCCGCCGTGTCCTATGTGCGGGATGACGCCTCACACCTGGTGGTCCTGAAGACAG cccaggaccctggcatctcCCCCAGCCAGAGTCTGTGTGCAGAAAGTTCCAGAGGCCTCACCACAGTCTCCCTGTCAGAGAGCGGAGTGGGGCCCGTGGAGGCCTGCTGCCTGGTGATCCTGGCTGCAGAGAGCAAG GTCGCTGCGGAGGAGCTGTGCTCCCTGCTGGGACAGGTCTTCCAGATCGTGTACACCGAGTCCACCATCGACTTTCTGGACAGAGCCATCTTTGACGGGGCCTCAACACCCACCCACCACCTATCCCTGCACAGTG ACGACTCCTCCACCAAGGTGGACGTGAAGGAGCCGTATGAGACAGACGTCAGTGCTTT CTCCTTCCCTGAGTGTGCGCACGCAGGCGGCGTGTCGCCCTTGTCCTTCTGCATGCAGACGGCTCCGCACGCCAAGACGGCCAGCGAGAGCGAGCTGAGCGCTACGGCCGCCGAGCTGCTGCAGGACTACATGCTGACG CTGCGCACCAAGCTGTCCTCCCAGGAGATCCAGCAGTTCGCCGCGCTGCTGCACGACTACCGCGACGGGGCGTCTGTACACGAGTTCTGCATCAACCTGCGGCAGCTGTACGGGGACAGCCGCAAGTTCCTGCTGCTCG GTCTGCGGCCCTTCATCCCAGAAAAGGACAGCCAGCACTTCGAGAACTTCCTCGAGACCATCGGGGTGAAGGACGGCCGAGGCATCATCACCGACAGCTTTGGCAGGTACCGGCGGGCCCTGAGTTCCGCCTCCACGGGCACCGGGAACAGGGCCGCAGGTAGCTCCGACGACCAGTCCGTGCCCTCAGAAGGGGACGAGTGGGACCGCATGATTTCGGACATCAGCAACGACATCGAGGCTCTGGGCTGCAGCATGGACCGGGACTCCGCCTGA
- the CCM2 gene encoding cerebral cavernous malformations 2 protein isoform X3, giving the protein MENEPGIVSPFKRVFLKGEKSRDKKAHEKVTERRPLHTVALSLPERVEPDRLLSDYIEKEVKYLGQLTSIPGYLNPSSRTEILHFIDNAKQRAHQLPGHLTQEHDAVISLSAYNVKLAWRDGEDTILRVPIHDIAAVSYVRDDASHLVVLKTAQDPGISPSQSLCAESSRGLTTVSLSESGVGPVEACCLVILAAESKVAAEELCSLLGQVFQIVYTESTIDFLDRAIFDGASTPTHHLSLHSDDSSTKVDVKEPYETDVSAFSFPECAHAGGVSPLSFCMQTAPHAKTASESELSATAAELLQDYMLTLRTKLSSQEIQQFAALLHDYRDGASVHEFCINLRQLYGDSRKFLLLGLRPFIPEKDSQHFENFLETIGVKDGRGIITDSFGRYRRALSSASTGTGNRAAGSSDDQSVPSEGDEWDRMISDISNDIEALGCSMDRDSA; this is encoded by the exons ATGGAGAACGAG CCTGGAATTGTGTCGCCGTTTAAACGAGTGTTCCTGAAAGGTGAAAAGAGTAGAGATAAGAAAGCCCATGAGAAGGTGACAGAGCGGCGCCCTCTGCACACTGTGGCGCTGTCCCTGCCCGAGCGCGTGGAGCCCGACAGGCTGCTGAGCGACTACATCGAGAAGGAGGTGAAG TACTTAGGTCAGTTGACGTCCATACCGGGATACCTGAATCCCTCCAGTAGGACCGAAATCCTGCATTTCATAGACAATGCAAAG CAGAGAGCTCACCAGCTCCCCGGACATCTGACCCAGGAGCACGACGCTGTCATCAGCCTGTCTGCCTACAACGTCAAGCTGGCCTGGCGGGACGGGGAGGACACCATCCTCAGGGTCCCCATTCACGACATCGCCGCCGTGTCCTATGTGCGGGATGACGCCTCACACCTGGTGGTCCTGAAGACAG cccaggaccctggcatctcCCCCAGCCAGAGTCTGTGTGCAGAAAGTTCCAGAGGCCTCACCACAGTCTCCCTGTCAGAGAGCGGAGTGGGGCCCGTGGAGGCCTGCTGCCTGGTGATCCTGGCTGCAGAGAGCAAG GTCGCTGCGGAGGAGCTGTGCTCCCTGCTGGGACAGGTCTTCCAGATCGTGTACACCGAGTCCACCATCGACTTTCTGGACAGAGCCATCTTTGACGGGGCCTCAACACCCACCCACCACCTATCCCTGCACAGTG ACGACTCCTCCACCAAGGTGGACGTGAAGGAGCCGTATGAGACAGACGTCAGTGCTTT CTCCTTCCCTGAGTGTGCGCACGCAGGCGGCGTGTCGCCCTTGTCCTTCTGCATGCAGACGGCTCCGCACGCCAAGACGGCCAGCGAGAGCGAGCTGAGCGCTACGGCCGCCGAGCTGCTGCAGGACTACATGCTGACG CTGCGCACCAAGCTGTCCTCCCAGGAGATCCAGCAGTTCGCCGCGCTGCTGCACGACTACCGCGACGGGGCGTCTGTACACGAGTTCTGCATCAACCTGCGGCAGCTGTACGGGGACAGCCGCAAGTTCCTGCTGCTCG GTCTGCGGCCCTTCATCCCAGAAAAGGACAGCCAGCACTTCGAGAACTTCCTCGAGACCATCGGGGTGAAGGACGGCCGAGGCATCATCACCGACAGCTTTGGCAGGTACCGGCGGGCCCTGAGTTCCGCCTCCACGGGCACCGGGAACAGGGCCGCAGGTAGCTCCGACGACCAGTCCGTGCCCTCAGAAGGGGACGAGTGGGACCGCATGATTTCGGACATCAGCAACGACATCGAGGCTCTGGGCTGCAGCATGGACCGGGACTCCGCCTGA